The following are encoded together in the Pectobacterium punjabense genome:
- a CDS encoding glycoside hydrolase family 1 protein, giving the protein MKAFPEGFLWGGSVAANQVEGAWNEDGKGVSTSDLQLKGVHGPVTERDDSISCIKDRAIDFYHQYPQDIQLFAEMGFKVLRTSIAWTRIYPEGDDAEPCEAGLAFYDRLFDEMAKHQIQPLITLSHYEMPYGLVKKLGGWGNRAVIDHFEKYARTVFSRYHDKVKYWLTFNEINMALHSPFTGIGLSGEPSKQDIYQAIHHQLVASARAVKACHEIIPDAKIGNMLLGAVRYPMTCHPKDVLEAQNKNREWLFFGDVQVRGTYPAWIQRYFRENDVELTITAQDKDDLSHTVDFVSFSYYMSGCATFEPEKYQSSRGNIIRLIPNPHLEASEWGWQIDPEGLRFLLNELYDRYQKPLFIVENGLGARDVVEEDGSIHDSYRIDYLRRHLIQVREAIDDGVELLGYTSWGPIDLVSAGTAQMSKRYGFIHVDRDDEGKGTLERRRKDSFYWYQSVIGSNGESL; this is encoded by the coding sequence ATGAAAGCATTCCCCGAAGGATTTTTATGGGGTGGTTCAGTCGCAGCAAACCAGGTTGAAGGGGCATGGAATGAAGACGGTAAAGGTGTGTCAACCTCCGATCTTCAGCTAAAAGGCGTCCATGGCCCGGTGACGGAACGCGATGACAGCATTAGCTGTATCAAAGATCGGGCAATCGACTTTTATCATCAGTATCCGCAGGATATCCAGCTGTTTGCCGAAATGGGGTTCAAGGTCTTGCGTACCTCCATCGCCTGGACCCGCATTTACCCCGAAGGCGATGATGCGGAACCTTGTGAAGCCGGTCTGGCCTTCTACGATCGCCTATTTGACGAAATGGCGAAACATCAGATTCAGCCGCTGATTACACTGTCGCATTATGAAATGCCGTACGGTCTGGTGAAAAAACTGGGGGGCTGGGGAAATCGTGCCGTCATCGACCATTTTGAGAAGTATGCGCGTACCGTTTTCAGCCGCTACCATGACAAGGTGAAGTACTGGCTAACCTTCAATGAAATCAACATGGCGCTGCACTCGCCCTTTACGGGCATCGGGCTGAGCGGCGAACCCTCGAAGCAGGATATTTATCAGGCAATCCACCACCAACTGGTTGCCAGCGCGCGTGCGGTAAAAGCCTGCCACGAGATTATCCCGGATGCTAAAATCGGCAACATGCTGCTGGGCGCGGTACGCTACCCCATGACCTGCCACCCGAAAGATGTACTGGAAGCACAGAACAAGAACCGTGAATGGCTGTTCTTCGGTGATGTTCAGGTTCGCGGCACCTATCCAGCTTGGATTCAGCGCTATTTCCGGGAAAATGACGTCGAACTCACCATTACCGCACAGGACAAAGACGATCTGAGTCACACCGTAGACTTTGTTTCATTCAGCTATTACATGAGCGGCTGTGCAACCTTCGAGCCGGAAAAATACCAGTCTTCACGCGGCAACATCATCCGCCTGATTCCCAACCCGCACCTTGAGGCGTCCGAATGGGGCTGGCAGATCGACCCCGAAGGCCTGCGTTTCCTGCTGAACGAACTGTATGACCGCTATCAGAAGCCACTGTTCATCGTGGAAAACGGATTAGGCGCGCGTGACGTGGTGGAAGAAGATGGCAGCATTCACGACAGCTACCGCATTGATTATCTGCGTCGCCATCTGATTCAGGTACGTGAAGCTATCGATGATGGCGTCGAATTGCTGGGCTACACCAGTTGGGGGCCAATCGATCTGGTCAGCGCAGGCACGGCGCAGATGTCAAAACGCTACGGCTTTATTCATGTCGATCGTGATGATGAAGGCAAAGGCACGCTGGAACGTCGGCGTAAAGACAGCTTCTACTGGTATCAAAGTGTAATTGGCAGCAACGGGGAATCGTTGTAG
- a CDS encoding type 1 glutamine amidotransferase domain-containing protein produces the protein MSIIKRCTGLIAAIAVFAAASPVFAQDNQKEEKVLIVVSSLDKKTPELVGGFWFPELTHPVEVFDKAGLDYDIASPKGGLPPFDGFDLKDRASLDFWTNPEHRNKLANSIPLAKVDPAKYTAILLVGGHGPMWDFANNPQLINIVRTMYENNKIISAVCHGPAGLLNVKLSNGELLIKGRHLTGFTAEEEAFRHYDKIVPFELEAALKKDGATFEEAPIFENKVVVDGRLITGQNPASAKALGEAVVSALKAKA, from the coding sequence ATGTCAATAATAAAGCGTTGTACGGGTCTTATCGCCGCGATTGCTGTGTTTGCCGCAGCCTCCCCTGTTTTTGCCCAGGACAATCAGAAAGAAGAGAAAGTATTAATTGTCGTCTCCAGCCTGGATAAAAAGACGCCAGAACTTGTTGGCGGTTTCTGGTTTCCAGAACTGACTCATCCGGTCGAAGTCTTCGATAAAGCAGGGCTGGATTACGATATTGCCAGCCCCAAAGGAGGATTACCGCCCTTCGACGGGTTCGATCTCAAAGATCGGGCGAGTCTGGATTTTTGGACTAACCCAGAACACCGCAACAAACTGGCCAATTCAATCCCACTAGCCAAGGTTGATCCTGCTAAGTACACCGCGATCCTGCTCGTCGGCGGACACGGGCCAATGTGGGATTTCGCCAACAATCCTCAGTTGATCAACATTGTACGTACGATGTATGAGAACAATAAGATCATCAGCGCAGTCTGCCACGGTCCAGCTGGCCTGTTGAATGTGAAACTCAGCAATGGCGAGTTGTTAATTAAAGGGCGTCACCTTACTGGATTTACCGCAGAAGAAGAGGCGTTCCGCCATTACGATAAGATTGTGCCTTTTGAACTTGAAGCCGCGCTGAAAAAGGATGGCGCAACGTTCGAAGAAGCGCCAATCTTTGAAAATAAAGTCGTCGTTGACGGACGACTGATCACCGGCCAAAACCCAGCATCCGCTAAAGCACTCGGTGAAGCTGTCGTCAGCGCGCTGAAAGCGAAAGCATAA
- a CDS encoding LysR family transcriptional regulator, whose protein sequence is MGQSDSFDGLAEFLAIAKRLSIRKAAIDLGKTPGSVSLSLQRLEHRLGVLLFHRTTRKMALTEAGEDLLLRIGPAAQAIAAGFEDVAQSAKKPSGTLKLIVERLALPHVIEPLIPAFRQAWPNLNVDITVSNRHDNFVSEGYDAGIMIGSYIEQDMIAIRLSPPFKWAVFGSPDYFKTHGKPKVTNDLVHHECIRFRRPEKGDIYRWEFIENKESVRLEPTGSVTVNDGELMRSLAVRGVGLIYSSTFHTSRELADGTLEAALLDLSPGNDGLFLYFSKAARNQPKLRAFIDVCSQVVKT, encoded by the coding sequence ATGGGGCAATCCGACAGTTTTGATGGACTTGCAGAATTTCTGGCGATAGCGAAGCGATTGAGCATTCGCAAAGCGGCGATCGATCTGGGCAAGACGCCGGGTTCGGTGAGCTTGTCGCTCCAGCGACTGGAGCATCGCCTCGGCGTGCTACTTTTCCACCGCACGACGCGCAAGATGGCACTGACAGAAGCAGGAGAAGACCTGTTACTGAGAATTGGCCCCGCGGCACAGGCCATCGCGGCAGGTTTTGAAGATGTCGCGCAATCGGCAAAAAAGCCATCGGGGACGTTGAAGCTGATTGTTGAACGCTTAGCATTACCCCATGTCATCGAACCGCTCATCCCTGCATTTCGTCAGGCGTGGCCGAATTTGAATGTCGATATCACGGTGAGCAACCGTCACGATAATTTCGTCTCTGAAGGCTATGATGCTGGCATCATGATCGGTTCGTACATCGAACAGGATATGATTGCGATACGACTTTCGCCGCCCTTTAAGTGGGCAGTTTTTGGTTCGCCGGACTATTTCAAAACGCATGGAAAGCCGAAAGTCACAAACGATCTGGTACATCACGAATGCATTCGCTTTCGCCGCCCTGAAAAAGGAGATATTTATCGGTGGGAGTTTATCGAAAATAAAGAAAGTGTGAGGCTTGAACCAACGGGTTCGGTCACCGTTAACGATGGGGAACTGATGCGCAGCCTTGCGGTGAGGGGAGTCGGACTGATTTACTCATCCACTTTCCATACCTCACGCGAACTGGCAGACGGCACGCTGGAAGCGGCGTTACTCGATCTCTCGCCGGGAAACGATGGCCTCTTTCTTTATTTCTCAAAAGCCGCGAGGAACCAACCCAAACTGCGTGCGTTTATCGACGTATGTTCGCAGGTTGTTAAGACGTGA
- a CDS encoding YebF family protein, giving the protein MGWKTKTAGCVMTAAIVLAGYNYYLKHSGPSCLEVTYEQAVDYVQHDLLTHRIPRWAKLKPENLGTATPAITFAKTASPTLSDPEVYLLAFTVSGPQKTHSLFAMYECKTGSVEYASKD; this is encoded by the coding sequence ATGGGATGGAAAACCAAAACGGCTGGTTGCGTTATGACAGCGGCCATCGTCTTAGCGGGCTACAATTATTACCTCAAGCATAGCGGCCCATCCTGCCTGGAGGTGACGTATGAGCAAGCCGTCGACTATGTGCAGCACGACCTCCTGACACACCGTATTCCCCGCTGGGCTAAATTAAAACCCGAAAACCTCGGTACCGCGACACCCGCGATTACTTTTGCTAAAACCGCTTCACCCACGTTATCCGATCCAGAGGTTTACCTCCTAGCATTCACCGTCTCCGGCCCACAGAAAACACACTCGCTGTTTGCCATGTACGAATGTAAAACAGGTTCAGTTGAGTATGCTTCGAAAGACTAA
- the mug gene encoding G/U mismatch-specific DNA glycosylase — MITDILATNLQVVFCGINPGLSTAHHGYHFANPSNRFWKVIHQAGFTERLLTPAEEQHLLDTGCGITMLVDRPTVEATELGLDELLQGGNAIVEKIERYQPRALAVLGKQAFSQAFGIKKVSWGRQERRIGETQVWVLPNPSGLNRATLESLVASYQELHQALQDNV, encoded by the coding sequence ATGATTACCGATATTCTGGCAACGAATCTTCAGGTTGTTTTTTGTGGCATTAACCCTGGGCTGTCGACGGCTCATCACGGTTACCACTTTGCTAATCCCAGTAATCGCTTCTGGAAGGTGATTCATCAGGCGGGCTTTACCGAACGTTTGCTGACACCTGCGGAAGAACAGCATCTGCTAGATACCGGATGCGGCATCACCATGCTGGTGGATCGCCCAACGGTTGAGGCAACCGAGCTGGGGCTAGATGAATTGCTGCAAGGCGGAAATGCGATTGTTGAGAAGATCGAGCGTTATCAACCGCGTGCGCTGGCCGTGTTGGGGAAGCAGGCGTTCAGTCAGGCGTTTGGTATCAAAAAAGTTTCATGGGGGCGTCAGGAGCGGCGTATCGGTGAGACGCAGGTTTGGGTGTTGCCGAACCCTAGCGGGCTGAATCGTGCGACGTTAGAGTCGCTGGTGGCGTCGTATCAGGAGCTACATCAGGCATTGCAGGATAACGTATAA
- the rpoD gene encoding RNA polymerase sigma factor RpoD, with product MEQNPQSQLKLLVTRGKEQGYLTYAEVNDHLPEDIIDSDQIEDIIQMINDMGIQVMEEAPDADDLLLAENTNDADEDAAEAAAQVLSSVESEIGRTTDPVRMYMREMGTVELLTREGEIDIAKRIEDGINQVQCSVAEYPEAITYLLEQYDRVEAGESRLSDLITGFVDPNAEEDIAPTATHVGSELSSEEMDDDDEEEDDEEEEDDNSIDPELAREKFTELREQYETTRQVIKEHGRSHALAAQEILNLSEVFKQFRLVPKQFDFLVNSMRSMMDRVRTQERLIIKLCVEQCKMPKKNFVTMFTGNETNNTWFAAAVAMGKPWSEKLNDVEEDVTRSLQKLQQIEEETGLTIEQVKDINRRMSIGEAKARRAKKEMVEANLRLVISIAKKYTNRGLQFLDLIQEGNIGLMKAVDKFEYRRGYKFSTYATWWIRQAITRSIADQARTIRIPVHMIETINKLNRISRQMLQEMGREPTPEELAERMLMPEDKIRKVLKIAKEPISMETPIGDDEDSHLGDFIEDTTLELPLDSATSESLRSATHDVLAGLTAREAKVLRMRFGIDMNTDHTLEEVGKQFDVTRERIRQIEAKALRKLRHPSRSEVLRSFLDD from the coding sequence ATGGAGCAAAACCCGCAGTCACAGCTGAAGCTGCTTGTCACCCGTGGTAAGGAGCAAGGCTACCTGACCTATGCTGAGGTCAATGACCATCTGCCGGAAGATATCATCGACTCGGATCAGATCGAAGATATCATCCAGATGATTAACGACATGGGCATCCAGGTGATGGAAGAAGCACCGGATGCTGACGATCTGTTGCTGGCCGAAAACACCAATGATGCCGATGAAGATGCGGCAGAGGCTGCTGCGCAGGTTCTATCCAGTGTTGAATCGGAAATTGGCCGTACTACCGATCCGGTTCGCATGTACATGCGTGAAATGGGTACCGTTGAACTGTTAACACGTGAAGGCGAGATCGATATCGCCAAACGTATTGAAGATGGTATCAACCAGGTTCAGTGCTCTGTTGCCGAGTATCCTGAGGCTATTACCTACCTGTTAGAACAATACGATCGCGTCGAAGCGGGCGAAAGCCGTCTGTCCGATCTGATCACCGGCTTCGTTGATCCTAATGCGGAAGAGGACATCGCCCCTACCGCGACTCACGTTGGTTCTGAGCTTTCGAGCGAAGAAATGGACGATGACGACGAGGAAGAAGACGACGAGGAAGAAGAAGACGACAACAGTATCGATCCTGAACTGGCGCGTGAAAAGTTCACCGAACTGCGTGAGCAATACGAGACGACCCGTCAGGTAATCAAAGAACACGGCCGCAGTCATGCGCTGGCAGCACAGGAAATCCTGAACCTGTCTGAAGTGTTCAAACAGTTCCGTCTGGTGCCGAAACAGTTCGATTTCCTGGTTAACAGCATGCGTTCCATGATGGATCGCGTCCGTACTCAGGAACGTTTGATCATCAAACTGTGCGTTGAACAGTGCAAAATGCCGAAGAAAAACTTCGTCACCATGTTCACCGGCAATGAAACCAATAACACCTGGTTTGCCGCAGCAGTCGCAATGGGCAAACCTTGGTCTGAAAAGCTGAATGATGTTGAAGAAGATGTCACCCGCAGCCTGCAAAAATTGCAGCAGATCGAAGAAGAAACCGGTCTGACGATCGAGCAGGTTAAAGACATCAACCGCCGTATGTCGATTGGCGAAGCAAAAGCACGCCGCGCCAAGAAAGAAATGGTGGAAGCCAACCTGCGTCTGGTTATTTCTATCGCGAAGAAATACACCAACCGTGGTTTGCAGTTCCTCGACCTGATTCAGGAAGGCAACATCGGTCTGATGAAAGCGGTAGATAAGTTCGAATATCGCCGTGGTTACAAATTCTCGACCTATGCAACCTGGTGGATTCGTCAGGCGATTACTCGTTCTATCGCCGATCAGGCGCGTACTATCCGTATTCCGGTACACATGATTGAGACGATCAACAAGCTGAACCGTATCTCTCGTCAGATGTTGCAGGAAATGGGTCGTGAACCGACGCCGGAAGAGCTGGCTGAACGTATGCTGATGCCGGAAGACAAGATCCGTAAAGTGCTGAAAATCGCGAAAGAGCCGATTTCAATGGAAACCCCGATTGGTGATGATGAAGATTCACATCTGGGCGATTTCATCGAAGATACGACGCTGGAGCTGCCGCTGGATTCCGCTACATCGGAAAGCCTGCGTTCGGCGACACACGACGTACTGGCTGGCTTGACTGCACGTGAAGCGAAAGTCCTGCGCATGCGTTTCGGTATCGATATGAACACCGACCATACGCTGGAAGAAGTCGGCAAACAGTTTGATGTTACGCGTGAGCGTATCCGTCAGATCGAAGCGAAAGCGCTGCGTAAACTGCGTCACCCAAGCCGTTCTGAAGTGCTGCGTAGCTTCCTGGATGATTAA
- the dnaG gene encoding DNA primase, translating to MAGRIPRVFINDLLARTDIVDLIDARVKLKKQGKNYHACCPFHHEKTPSFTVNGDKQFYHCFGCGAHGNAIDFLMNYDRLEFVETIEELATQYGLEVPYETGTGPTQLERHQRQSLYELMGQLSGFYQQALTQSVGTPALQYLQQRGLSADVISHFAIGFAPPGWDNVLKRFGRNNDNRSTLNDAGMLVTNDQGRTYDRFRERVMFPIRDKRGRVIAFGGRVLGDGTPKYLNSPETEIFHKGRQLYGLYEAQQSHTDLKRLLVVEGYMDVVALAQFGIDYAVASLGTSTTADHIQLLFRATDQVVCCYDGDRAGREAAWRALETALPYLNDGRQLRFMFLPDGEDPDTLVRKEGKAVFEQRMEQALPLSQFLFETLQQQVDMSSPDGRTKLSTLVLPLIGQVPGETLRLYLRQQLGNKLGILDDSQLDRLLPKVAEQTQSYQPPQLKVTTMRILVGLLVQNPRLATEVPDLALEGIEEDKVAGLSLFQDLVKTCNASPGMNMGLLLEKYRDSKYRKQLETMASWNHMIVEEELDEKFRISLAELYDQLLKQRQETLIARDRTHGLNAKEKKELWSLQLALTRKH from the coding sequence ATGGCTGGACGAATCCCACGCGTATTTATTAATGACCTGCTGGCTCGCACCGACATCGTCGATCTCATTGACGCGCGCGTCAAACTGAAAAAGCAGGGCAAAAACTACCATGCGTGTTGTCCATTCCATCACGAAAAAACCCCCTCATTCACCGTAAATGGTGACAAACAGTTCTATCACTGTTTTGGTTGTGGCGCACATGGCAACGCCATTGACTTTTTGATGAATTACGATCGCCTCGAATTCGTTGAAACTATTGAAGAACTGGCCACCCAATACGGCCTCGAAGTGCCTTATGAAACGGGCACTGGCCCAACTCAGTTAGAGCGACACCAACGGCAAAGTCTGTACGAATTGATGGGGCAGCTGAGCGGGTTTTACCAGCAAGCGCTCACACAGTCGGTTGGTACGCCAGCGTTACAGTACCTGCAACAGCGCGGCTTAAGCGCAGATGTCATCAGCCATTTTGCAATTGGCTTCGCACCGCCCGGTTGGGATAACGTTCTAAAACGCTTTGGTCGAAATAATGACAACCGTAGCACATTGAACGATGCCGGCATGCTGGTGACTAACGATCAGGGCAGAACGTATGACCGTTTCCGTGAGCGCGTCATGTTCCCTATCCGCGACAAACGGGGTCGAGTGATTGCCTTTGGCGGACGGGTATTAGGCGACGGTACACCAAAGTATCTCAACTCGCCGGAAACAGAGATTTTTCATAAAGGTCGCCAATTATACGGCCTGTATGAAGCGCAGCAGAGCCACACCGATCTCAAGCGACTCTTGGTTGTTGAGGGCTATATGGATGTGGTGGCACTGGCGCAGTTTGGTATTGATTATGCGGTGGCCTCGTTGGGGACGTCCACGACCGCCGATCATATTCAGTTACTATTTCGTGCTACAGACCAGGTGGTGTGTTGTTACGACGGAGACCGTGCCGGACGCGAAGCGGCATGGCGCGCGCTGGAAACTGCGCTACCCTATTTGAACGATGGTCGTCAGCTACGCTTTATGTTCCTGCCGGACGGTGAAGACCCCGATACACTGGTGCGTAAAGAAGGCAAGGCCGTCTTTGAACAGCGCATGGAACAGGCTCTGCCACTGTCGCAGTTCCTGTTCGAGACACTGCAACAGCAGGTGGATATGAGTTCACCCGATGGCAGAACCAAGCTCAGCACGCTGGTGCTGCCGCTGATAGGCCAGGTACCGGGAGAAACTCTGCGGCTGTATTTACGCCAGCAGCTCGGTAACAAACTAGGGATTTTGGACGACAGCCAATTGGACAGACTGCTACCCAAAGTGGCTGAGCAGACTCAATCCTACCAGCCACCGCAACTAAAAGTCACAACTATGCGTATACTTGTAGGACTTTTAGTACAAAACCCAAGACTGGCGACAGAGGTTCCTGACCTCGCGCTGGAAGGCATTGAAGAAGACAAAGTGGCTGGTTTATCGCTGTTTCAGGATTTGGTGAAAACCTGCAACGCCAGCCCAGGAATGAATATGGGCCTGCTGTTGGAAAAATATCGCGACAGCAAATACCGTAAACAGCTTGAAACCATGGCTTCATGGAACCATATGATCGTAGAGGAAGAGCTCGACGAGAAGTTCAGAATCAGTCTGGCAGAGCTCTACGATCAGCTGTTGAAACAGCGACAAGAAACATTGATAGCCCGTGACAGAACGCATGGGCTCAACGCCAAAGAAAAAAAAGAGCTTTGGTCGTTGCAACTGGCGTTGACCAGAAAACACTGA
- the rpsU gene encoding 30S ribosomal protein S21 — MPVIKVRENEPFDVALRRFKRSCEKAGVLAEVRRREFYEKPTTERKRAKASAVKRHAKKLARENARRTRLY, encoded by the coding sequence ATGCCGGTAATTAAAGTACGTGAAAACGAGCCGTTCGACGTAGCTCTGCGTCGCTTCAAACGTTCCTGTGAAAAAGCAGGCGTTCTGGCTGAAGTTCGTCGTCGTGAGTTTTATGAAAAACCAACGACCGAACGTAAGCGCGCTAAAGCTTCTGCAGTGAAACGTCACGCGAAGAAATTGGCTCGAGAAAACGCACGCCGCACTCGTCTGTATTAA
- the tsaD gene encoding tRNA (adenosine(37)-N6)-threonylcarbamoyltransferase complex transferase subunit TsaD — protein sequence MRVLGIETSCDETGVAIYDTTTGLLANQLYSQVKLHADYGGVVPELASRDHVRKTVPLIQAALREAGLQAGDIDGVAYTAGPGLVGALLVGATVGRALAFAWGVPAIPVHHMEGHLLAPMLEDNPPAFPFVALLVSGGHTQLISVTGIGEYRLLGESVDDAAGEAFDKTAKLLGLDYPGGPMLSKMAQAGDPHRFTFPRPMTDRPGLDFSFSGLKTFAANTIRSNGDDDQTRADIARAFEDAVVDTLAIKCRRALDETGFKRLVMAGGVSANRTLRQRLGEVMAKRGGEVFYARPEFCTDNGAMIAYAGSVRLVHGASQTLGVSVRPRWPLAELPAV from the coding sequence ATGCGCGTATTGGGTATCGAAACATCCTGTGATGAAACTGGTGTGGCCATTTATGACACAACAACTGGTTTGCTCGCTAATCAATTATACAGCCAGGTCAAGTTGCATGCTGACTACGGTGGCGTAGTGCCTGAGCTTGCCTCACGTGACCACGTGCGTAAAACGGTGCCGTTAATTCAGGCAGCCTTGCGTGAAGCCGGGTTACAGGCCGGTGATATTGATGGCGTGGCTTATACCGCCGGGCCTGGCTTAGTTGGCGCATTATTGGTGGGCGCGACGGTTGGTCGTGCTCTTGCCTTCGCTTGGGGCGTTCCGGCGATTCCTGTGCACCACATGGAAGGGCATTTGCTGGCACCCATGTTGGAAGATAACCCTCCAGCATTTCCCTTCGTCGCGTTGCTGGTTTCTGGCGGTCATACGCAGCTCATCAGCGTGACGGGTATTGGCGAATACCGTTTGCTGGGTGAATCGGTTGACGATGCTGCGGGTGAAGCGTTTGATAAAACCGCCAAATTACTGGGATTGGATTATCCGGGGGGGCCAATGCTGTCGAAAATGGCGCAGGCGGGCGATCCCCATCGCTTTACGTTTCCACGTCCGATGACTGATAGGCCGGGGTTGGATTTTAGCTTCTCTGGGCTAAAAACGTTTGCTGCTAATACGATTCGTAGCAATGGTGATGACGATCAAACGCGTGCCGACATTGCACGTGCGTTTGAAGATGCCGTCGTGGATACGCTGGCCATCAAATGTCGTCGTGCGCTGGATGAAACGGGCTTTAAACGACTGGTCATGGCAGGAGGCGTCAGTGCAAATCGGACGCTGCGCCAGCGTCTAGGTGAGGTGATGGCGAAACGCGGTGGTGAAGTGTTTTATGCGCGTCCCGAGTTTTGCACGGATAACGGCGCGATGATTGCCTATGCGGGCAGCGTTCGCCTAGTTCACGGCGCTAGCCAGACGCTTGGCGTCTCTGTTCGACCACGCTGGCCATTGGCTGAATTACCCGCGGTGTGA
- the argR gene encoding transcriptional regulator ArgR, translating to MRNSTKQEDLVKAFKALLKEEKFSSQSEIVQALQDEGFENINQSKVSRMLTKFGAVRTRNAKMEMVYCLPAELGVPTTSSPLKNLVLDVDYNDAVIVIHTSPGAAQLIARLLDSLGKSEGILGTIAGDDTIFTTPARGFSVKQLYEAILVLFEQEL from the coding sequence ATGCGAAATTCGACAAAACAAGAAGACCTCGTTAAAGCGTTCAAAGCGCTGTTAAAGGAAGAGAAGTTCAGTTCACAAAGTGAAATTGTTCAGGCATTGCAAGATGAAGGATTTGAAAACATCAACCAATCCAAAGTGTCGCGCATGCTAACGAAATTTGGCGCAGTGCGCACGCGCAATGCAAAAATGGAGATGGTGTATTGTCTTCCAGCCGAGCTCGGTGTCCCTACTACGTCCAGCCCGCTAAAGAACCTGGTGTTGGACGTGGACTACAACGACGCTGTCATCGTGATCCATACCAGCCCAGGAGCCGCGCAGCTCATCGCCCGCCTGCTAGATTCACTTGGGAAATCTGAAGGTATTCTTGGCACCATCGCGGGTGATGACACCATCTTCACCACGCCAGCCAGAGGCTTCAGCGTCAAACAACTTTACGAAGCAATTCTGGTGTTATTCGAACAAGAGCTGTAA
- the mdh gene encoding malate dehydrogenase: MKVAVLGAAGGIGQALALLLKTQLPSGSELSLYDIAPVTPGVAVDLSHIPTAVKIKGYSGEDAKPALAGADIVLISAGVARKPGMDRSDLFNVNAGIVRNLVEQIAVTCPKACIGIITNPVNTTVAIAAEVLKKAGVYDKNKLFGVTTLDIIRSNTFVAELKGKQPQDINVPVIGGHSGVTILPLLSQVPGISFSEQEVADLTKRIQNAGTEVVEAKAGGGSATLSMGQAAARFGLSLVRALQGESGVVECAYVESDGKHARFFAQPILLGKDGVAERKDIGALSAFEQNALNSMLDTLKQDIELGETFIKN; the protein is encoded by the coding sequence ATGAAAGTTGCAGTTCTCGGAGCAGCAGGTGGTATCGGTCAGGCACTCGCACTCCTCCTCAAAACCCAGCTTCCTTCAGGTTCAGAACTATCCCTTTACGATATTGCTCCGGTAACACCGGGTGTTGCTGTCGATCTGAGCCATATTCCTACAGCAGTGAAGATCAAAGGCTATAGCGGTGAAGACGCTAAACCGGCACTTGCCGGTGCGGATATTGTGCTGATTTCTGCCGGTGTGGCACGCAAACCTGGTATGGATCGTTCCGATCTGTTCAACGTCAACGCAGGTATTGTGCGTAACTTGGTTGAACAAATTGCAGTTACCTGCCCGAAAGCCTGCATCGGTATCATTACTAACCCGGTGAACACGACCGTCGCTATCGCGGCCGAAGTGCTGAAAAAAGCCGGCGTGTATGACAAAAACAAACTGTTCGGTGTAACCACGCTGGATATCATCCGTTCCAACACGTTTGTTGCCGAGTTGAAAGGCAAACAGCCGCAGGATATTAACGTGCCAGTTATCGGCGGACACTCTGGTGTGACGATTCTGCCTCTGCTCTCTCAGGTTCCTGGTATCAGCTTCAGTGAGCAAGAAGTGGCCGATCTGACCAAGCGTATCCAGAATGCGGGCACCGAGGTTGTTGAAGCCAAAGCAGGTGGCGGATCGGCAACGTTGTCTATGGGGCAGGCTGCTGCGCGTTTTGGTTTGTCTCTGGTTCGTGCGCTGCAAGGCGAAAGCGGTGTGGTGGAATGTGCGTATGTTGAGAGTGATGGCAAGCATGCCCGCTTCTTCGCTCAGCCGATTCTGTTAGGTAAAGATGGCGTCGCCGAGCGTAAAGACATTGGCGCATTAAGTGCGTTTGAGCAAAATGCACTGAACAGCATGCTGGATACGCTGAAGCAGGATATTGAGCTAGGCGAGACGTTCATCAAAAATTAA
- a CDS encoding helix-turn-helix domain-containing protein: MILRKQDWHPADIIAALRKKNTTLAAVSRAAGLSSSTLANALSRPWPKGEWLIADALSIHPSEIWPSRYYNPETNELIDRKKLIRPD, encoded by the coding sequence ATGATTTTAAGGAAACAAGACTGGCATCCTGCTGATATCATTGCTGCACTGCGCAAGAAAAATACGACGCTGGCGGCAGTATCGCGAGCGGCCGGATTAAGCTCATCTACACTAGCTAACGCGTTATCACGCCCTTGGCCCAAAGGGGAATGGCTTATCGCCGATGCGCTAAGTATTCACCCATCAGAGATTTGGCCCAGCCGATATTACAATCCAGAAACCAATGAGCTTATCGATAGAAAAAAACTCATCCGCCCCGATTAA